In Myxococcales bacterium, a single genomic region encodes these proteins:
- a CDS encoding ABC transporter permease: MITLLALLLAQTVRTLVPYVCAAVGGALSERSGVVNIALEGILLASGLGAVVVHVSTGSAVAGLAAGVMVGAAFGALHALLVLRAGANAILSGLALNLFAVAGTRFLLRALYRSSSNSPPISAFRVAEGSSLLVRTFADPILWLAIVLAVATAHFLAKSPTGLRIRAAGESPEAVLSAGLSLGRLRAGAVIVGSAICGLGGVALAYDQHQFQSGMSGGRGFIALAAVVLSGWRPGRAALLCGAFAGLDAAQIVLQDRMRSAQDLLAMLPYVVTLILLGVAARPRDSRGGIAAAGRDWTRAPAALGKES, translated from the coding sequence GTGATCACGCTGCTCGCGCTGCTGCTCGCGCAGACCGTGCGCACGCTCGTACCGTACGTGTGCGCGGCCGTCGGCGGCGCACTCAGCGAGCGAAGCGGCGTCGTCAACATCGCGCTCGAAGGCATCTTGCTCGCGAGCGGTCTCGGGGCCGTGGTCGTTCACGTCTCGACGGGGAGCGCCGTGGCGGGGCTCGCGGCCGGGGTGATGGTAGGGGCGGCCTTCGGCGCGCTGCACGCGCTCCTCGTGCTGCGCGCCGGTGCCAACGCCATCTTGAGCGGCCTCGCGCTGAACCTGTTCGCCGTCGCGGGGACGCGGTTTCTTCTCCGGGCGCTCTACCGCTCGAGCTCCAACTCACCGCCCATCAGCGCCTTCCGCGTGGCCGAGGGCTCGTCGCTCCTTGTGCGTACGTTCGCCGATCCGATTCTATGGCTCGCCATCGTGTTGGCCGTTGCCACGGCTCACTTCTTGGCCAAGTCTCCCACAGGCCTTCGCATTCGAGCCGCCGGCGAGAGTCCCGAAGCGGTGCTTTCTGCGGGCCTCTCGCTGGGTCGCCTTCGCGCCGGCGCTGTCATCGTCGGCTCGGCCATCTGCGGCCTCGGCGGCGTCGCGCTCGCGTACGACCAGCACCAGTTCCAGTCGGGGATGAGCGGCGGGCGAGGCTTCATCGCGCTCGCAGCCGTTGTCCTTTCGGGGTGGCGGCCCGGTCGTGCTGCGCTCCTCTGCGGCGCCTTCGCAGGCCTCGACGCGGCGCAGATCGTCCTCCAAGATCGGATGCGTTCAGCGCAAGATCTCCTGGCAATGCTCCCCTACGTGGTCACCTTGATTCTCCTTGGCGTAGCGGCGCGCCCTCGCGACAGTCGCGGCGGCATCGCCGCGGCCGGCCGAGACTGGACGCGCGCGCCGGCGGCGCTTGGGAAAGAGTCATGA
- a CDS encoding pyridoxal phosphate-dependent aminotransferase, with protein sequence MSRSLSGAVLRLRPGVFAELQPRIDAAVASGRDLVPLHIGDTCAAAPPLGEDWTRESSLSAYGATTALSELRHAAAERLRSLGHGPADVDPERHVLVGAGATHALACAARAVLSEGDEVLLLAPYWPLAHGIITQAGAIPVEVPFTDRVDDPSFDVTAQLSAACTDRTRALYLITPNNPDGKVLSAATLEELAAFAIERDLWVFADEAYADWVYDGAHRSIASLPGMAARTVSAYSASKSHALAGARIGFALAAADVIAAARRVSVHTVFNVPVAMQRAALSALRAPPTWHDEIRARYREARDAMTGALRAAGLASRFPKAELMSSPTSRRC encoded by the coding sequence ATGAGCCGAAGCCTCTCGGGCGCTGTCTTGCGCTTGCGCCCCGGCGTCTTTGCGGAGCTTCAGCCCCGCATCGACGCGGCCGTCGCCAGCGGGCGTGATCTGGTGCCGCTGCACATCGGCGACACGTGCGCCGCGGCCCCGCCGCTCGGCGAGGACTGGACGCGAGAAAGTTCGCTTAGCGCCTACGGCGCGACGACCGCGCTCTCTGAGTTGCGGCACGCGGCTGCGGAACGCTTGCGTTCCCTCGGCCATGGCCCAGCCGACGTCGACCCGGAACGGCACGTGCTCGTCGGCGCCGGCGCGACGCACGCCCTCGCGTGTGCGGCGCGAGCCGTGCTCTCGGAGGGCGATGAGGTCCTTCTCCTGGCGCCCTATTGGCCGCTCGCCCACGGCATCATCACGCAAGCCGGCGCCATCCCCGTCGAGGTGCCGTTCACCGACCGTGTGGACGATCCGTCGTTCGACGTCACAGCTCAGTTGAGCGCGGCCTGCACGGACCGAACGCGTGCCCTCTACCTCATCACACCCAACAACCCCGACGGCAAGGTCCTCTCGGCGGCCACCTTGGAAGAACTCGCCGCCTTCGCGATCGAGCGCGACCTCTGGGTCTTCGCCGACGAGGCCTACGCCGACTGGGTTTACGACGGCGCGCATCGCTCGATCGCCTCGCTGCCGGGCATGGCGGCGCGCACCGTGAGCGCCTATTCCGCGTCGAAGAGCCACGCGCTGGCCGGCGCGCGCATCGGTTTTGCGCTCGCCGCGGCAGACGTGATTGCCGCGGCCCGCCGCGTCTCCGTGCACACGGTGTTCAACGTGCCCGTGGCCATGCAGCGCGCCGCGCTTTCGGCGCTGCGTGCGCCGCCGACGTGGCACGACGAGATTCGGGCTCGTTATCGCGAGGCGCGTGACGCGATGACCGGCGCCCTTCGAGCCGCAGGCCTCGCTTCGCGGTTCCCGAAGGCGGAGCTTATGTCTTCGCCGACTTCGCGCCGGTGTTAG